The DNA sequence TGTCCCATTTGTCTGAGTTTATAGCTTTGGAAGAGCAGATCTCGGTTACCATTATCTTCAAAcgtctctttattttttatttagaaTGGAATGGACTAATGACATTATGAGGGGGTCACGACCTGTTGGGATTCTTCGTGAAAAGCTGTCAGTTTTCCGCGTTTATCTTTCTATACTGTAGCTAAATGTACGTAATTATCTCAGAGGTTAACACAGTTGTGGTCACAGGTTCTATGTGCATTTGTGCAGGATGTATGACATAAATATGTAAGTTTAATTTAATTCTCTTTGCTCATCACACTGTACAAGAACAGGAAACTTACTGCAATACATTGTGTGTGTCAGTGGcctaaaacatgaaaacaatgctgcctttaattccttttttcttccaggACAAGAATGTTTTGTGTCAACAATAATTCTTAGAGAAGAGTTTGGATATTTTTAACAGGAGAAAGTACCCTTTCCTGCAATAATCTATATCTTTATCAGTCTTTGAAACAAAGATGCCACTACCATGGAAAAATTCCATCAGTTCAAAAGAAACTTCTCGGGATcacatttgctgtttttacTTACTGAATCCAATAATAAATGGGTGTTTGAAAGTAGTTGGGGTCAGTGGTTGGGTAATGATTTAGGTTATTGGTACAGTAGTAACAACCTTTTCATGCTGAAGCCATGTCAGTAAAGCAAGTGTGACCGTGAGTTTTGGCCCCAGTTCTTGTGCACTCAGCAGATcttgaaacatttctttttccacCAGGGAAATGACCCCCCTTCAATGGCTGGCAAGCATGCTTGGTGAGATTCCTTTGGTTTCCCTCAGTGAAAACCTGTCGCTCCTGTGAGCTGTGCAGcctgaggctggggggggggttaaggtcTGGTCCTTGTAAGACCAAACTCTTCCAACTGGTTTGGGAAGTATCAATAACTccaaaaaagatgcaaaaaacataacaaaaatgattgtttttgaATTATTGTTTCATATATCATCTTGTTACAAGTTGAACAATTTAAATTGGAGATGATTTGCTGTGGAGCTGTTGTGGGTGAGGGGTATTAACCTCGTCACCCAATAGTCATCTGTGGACTATTGGGGTTTCCACATTAATTACTTGTTAAGTTGGTGACACAAGAATTCGTTAGATATGATTATTTAGATATGCCTACAGCCTTCAGTATAGTACATTTCTCCGTTAGAGACTTAGATTTCCATGTGGAATTCTCTGCCAAGTTCTTAAGAACTCACCGATGTTTTGAAAATGATCGTGTTCACCTGTGCAGATTTTGTCAATCCTGACTGGTGCCGCAGCTGTTGCACAGCATCATGGGATGTGTAGTGTCAGCAGAGTAGAGGCTGCGTATTAATTACATATCAGTCATTATAAAATCATGTAATCTCCGCAGAGGTTACATCAGTGGCCCCGTTGAAAAAGTCGTTGATGCATAATTGATTGAAAAGTCGATTGATGATCCAGAGCGACTGACTGATGTTTTGGAGTTTTCCTGACTGCTCatttaaatgtgtctgttttgcaggagtctttgtgtttgttgcaCCAGTGGAGACATTGAGGTCACCTGTCACAAGCCCACCTAGAACATTGCCAACAAAGGGTCAAGATGCCtattcctccccctcctccccctcccccaggacCTCCACCTCCCCCTACCTTCAATGTGGTCAGTGGACATTTTGACATAGTGACAATTACATTCATAATAGTTTCTTTCCTCACATTCATTGAAGAAAATATATAAGATTAGTCATTTTGGGGTGTTAGAAATCAGCAGTAAAGGGGATTTTTACAACCCTCCCAAAGTGGTTTCAGACCAAAGAACAGGGAGGTATAATTGCACACTCTGTTAACTTCCTTTACAGGCAAACACAAGTCCTCCAAAACTAAGCAGCTCCGAGACAAAAGGCAGAGGAGCTCTCCTGTCAGACATCTGCAAAGGTGCCAAGCTGAAGAAGGTCGGTGTGGTCAATGACCGGAGCGCTCCAGTTCTAGAGAGTGAGTCAGCAAAAACGCCTTTGACAAACACGTGCACCTGAATTCATGAAGtcgagaagagagaaaaaatacAGTCGGTGCAAGGACAAGTCCATTTGACAGTCCCCTGTCCCCTGCATCGTTTTACATCACGAATAAGCCTGAACATACTGAGGTCTGGTgtttaatgtggttctgtttcTACTAGAACCAGGAGGAGGCGGTAGCGGAGGAGGGGGCGGtagcggaggaggaggcggtagcggaggaggaggtggaggtggaggtttTGGAGGTGGTGGGCCAATGGGAATGGGAGGACTTTTTCAAGGAGGTGTGCCAAAATTACGCCCAGTGGGAGGTAAAAAATGTTCTTTGAATTATTAGAGGctcattttagctttttttttttccttgtaacCACTTGTGTTTGGAACTTTTCTGCTTTTCACTTAAATAAGCAAGTATAAGATTTCCACATGCAGAGATTGTTTACaaaggagcccccccccccaaaacttTCTGAGTCTGATGTGAGTTATTAAGtcatcttttctctcctctgttagATGGTTCTGCTGGTGGCTCAGTGGGCAGATCAGCTCTGCGACCCCCGGGGTCGAGGGCATTAGCCCCTCGCCCCCCAACAGGCCGCTCCAATTCACCCTCCCCATCTGAGAGGCCCATTCCATCAGACCAGCGTAGCCACCGGCCATCGCTGCCTGATATATCTCGCCCTcccagtagcagcaacagcagctcctccataGGCAGCGGGATGAAGCACAGCACctctgcaccacctcctcctccacccttcaACAGAGGTGGTCGTCCTAACGCTCCTCCAACACCAaaaacatcttcctcttcctctcacagtAGGGACaagcccctcccacccacccctAACCGAGGTCCCACCCCTCCTAGCTCTTTAAAGCCACCCTCGtcctccagcagaccaccaacagGTGGCTCttcagcacctccacctcctccaccttacAGGCCGCACACATCAGGCGGAATCTCCAATGGGCCCTCTCATACGGACGCTGGCGGAGCTCCAGAGCTTCCACAGAGGCACAATTCCCTGCACAAAAAGCAACCATCTGGAAATAGCAGCCAAGGACGTAGCCAtgctccaccccctcctccttctccttccctaTCTTCTCAGCAGGCCATCAGACCACCGCCCCCAGCCAGAGACCCACCTGGACGCAGAGCAGGTACAAATATTGGTATCAGACATGCAAAACTGACAGTTTTGACAAGTTTATGTACTAATTCTTTGAATGGATCAGAAAGGACCCATCTTGCTTTATTCTCTGTAGAGGCTCCTTGTTCATCTGCAGGGTTGGGGTCAATGTTTGCCACCTCAGCAATTCTATTTTTAGCATTATATTTCATGAGCTTTGTCACAAAGGTagctattttcttttaatttattaatggcccacaaacacacaactgcagtttccccctcccccaacctgTGAGAGCTTCCTAATATTACCTGATTGAGTTGGGCCTTGGCAACGAGGCTGTAAGAGTTTATAGTGGAGGCGAGTTGAAGGAAAGCCTCGGTGCAGGTAAAGAGTGTTAAATGGATGTCCAAATAATGTGTTAATGCATATGAGATACAGCCACATGCATCTCATGGTTTTCTTTGACAGCTCTAGCAACATTTCCAGTGATAAAACTGGTGGCTTTTACTCATCAGTCCAGGTCTTTATGGGAGAATTGATCCAGTGAGTTCCCTTAAATCGGTATCACAAAATCTTAACAACAGAAAAGGTGATTCATATTTTTTCCCGCCCTGGTTTCTTGGCACCGCTGTTGGATTTGCGGAGTTCTTGTGTCGTCGTCAGCTGCGCTTTGCTTTCTCAGATGAAGTGAAGGAATGTTGGTTCTGAGGCCGTAGCAAGTTTGAACTCGTTATCTTTGATTCTGCAAGGTGCagctcagcctccctggtactGAGCCGAGGGCAGGAGCGTGGAGCGTTGCCGTCACGTTCAAACCTGCTGAAACAGACTGTCTCCTCTGGTATTGACGGCAGCATCTCTTTTGGTTTCCTGCCGTCATGTTCATCGCAGCATGTGGAGCCTTTTCTGTTTCACCGCTGATGTGAAATATATTCAGAACTtgaatttaaaaacaggaaggatgtttgTTAGCTGTAACTCTACTGTGGTTGGATGGTGGATCAGCTCACAATGGCCTCCTGGTTTCTCGGCATTCCTCAAACCCTGTGGAATTTACCCTGTTTCTTTTGACTTCCACTCTTGCTGCCTCAAAGCTTCATTACCAAAATGACCTGATTGGAATTCATTTCGACTGGTCACATTaatgcaaacaaacaagaatGCATGAGGAATTGACTGAGTAAATATGATCGTGATATGTGCATCTAATTTTGAAGGATTTCTATGTGGACAAGGAGTATGCTGCCTTTTCCACATGTGGTTACCGTGATTAGGAAGTGGTTTGGCAGATAAGTTTGTGCTCGCTGTGTAATGAGCGACTGCATTTTCATGCGGTCAACTGCCGTCAATTGTAGAAACACTGTCTGAAAGAAATTTTGTCCATTGTTTTCTGCTACATGACTACTATCACTGGGATTCATCCAATCAGCCCCCCAGGTGCCTACTCCTGGGTCTCGCAATGGCGGTCGAGatgcccctcctcccccacccccctaccGTGTCCACAGCTCAACGACCTCAGAGTCCCACAGCCGGGGAGGAAagccacctccacctccctcctcttcctccatctcatcttcctcctcttcacgGACCCCAGCCGGACCGCCTCCGCCACCACCACCCATGCGAAATGGccactcctccatctcctcctccaggtccaacATAGGTGAGTCAGATCTGATCATCATGTCCTCTGTTGTATGTCCTAATGTTTCTATAGATGCCCGTTGACATTTGCTGGGAGGGACGGACGCATCAGTGGTTTAACTTTATTATTGGAGCTTTTACTGCACAGAACTTTGGATACTTGATATTTGCAAcgaatgttttgattttttctCCAGATGACTTTGAATCAAAATTCAACTTCCACCCAGTTGAGGACCTTCCACCTCCAGAAGATTACCGGCATTTCAACAAGGTGTACCCCAGCAAGAACAACAAGGGTGAGAGTTGAGAATTACAGAAAGAGCCCTCTGTGGCTGTACTCTAAGCTGTCCCTTTACACGTTGGGGCTTCCAGTGTTTACTGTCATCAGGCAACTTTGGTTTATTGACCCGGTGttttaaaaactgaagctgAGGGGTTAAAAtgtttaccgtattttcacgaccatagggcgcactgtattaaaaggtgcagtctcagttatgggtgctatttctgtatttaaaacatacataaggcgcaccgtattattaggcgcatgctgaaacatacagtaaaaaatgacaacggaagtaaaacagtgagacatttattgaacaaaatattcattcttccgccacaaaaccatcaaagttttcatcttctgtatctgaattaaacagctgcactatttcaatgtccaacatcccgaattcctcttcttaatcatcataacctgcccgccgctgcctcatagtctttgtgaaggagtgttcgccttccgtcatccagtgCTCTGTCcttttccgtggcagccgagaaccacggtgaaggATGACTTcttgtgccccgttgtgcgtatcgccacggtgccggtccctttttctccactttgtgggtcaaagggatgtcaaaagtcagagggatctcatccatgttggtgatgtggctgggcgagGTTatcagtaggtgcggaagatggccaccctctcctggttagggttagggaagatggccaccctctcctggttagggttagggaagatggccaccctctcctggttagggttagggaagatggccaccctctcctggtaattcgcgggcagccgctgcgcaacagttgtcctcgcgcgtatggagagatgccgcctcctcataaagcaaaaacactaagattgctcaattgccattttcagccgcatattcgatggcctgcagtttaaagtaagcctcattcatatgcgtctcgcttgaccggcgccattttaggggatccgtacgcgtaggtgtgccgctaatcgattggcggagcgtttaccgtagtgcacccaccaaaggcgcacagcagattttggaactcagtccacacacaaggcgctccatattataaggcgcaccgtcgatttttgagaaaatctcagtgttttaggtgcgccttatagtcgtgaaactACGGTAACTTGTTGATCCTGTTTTCAAGAAATAAAAGCATCCTAGTATTGAAATGAGCGTCAGCAGTCGTTATGGTGTCACAGCCTTAATGTGCTACCCAACAATGATGTTTTTTtggcatttaaaaataaacttgtGCTTTCATCCTCAGCCATGATGAGGGGGGCTCCTCCGGCTCCACCCGTGGGGAGGTGAACAGACTTGAATCACAAAACACATTACAACTTGGAACACACTCATCATCTAAACCAGCAGCTGGAGGCTCAGCAGCAAACGCAGCACAAATGCTTGAGTCAGCGATGCCATCTGTCTCTGCACAGGCTGAAAAACCACTCGGCTAACAGACTTCCACTGTGAATGACTCCACTCCTCCTCTGCAGACTGGACATAGAGGCTTCAGAATAGCTCCACACATCAGGACCAAACCCAGAAAACTTCCAAGTCGATGCATTCCATCTTTTCTAAAGCATAATCATGATGATTTTTACGAGTAACATTGATCTGGTTGATTTAACTCTTTTGGTGTGTGAATGAATCAGTGGGGGAATGTTCAATGCGGAAAGGAAAAGGGTCtttgatttaatgtttttttgttttcttgtaaGAAGCTACCCTCATATCAACCCACAGATCGGCCACAGAATGTTTAGTTATATTTCTGGattagtttttattttaaatagccATTCCAGCACCACCAACTGAGGGTGCGTTTGAAAATGTCTGTGTGCCAA is a window from the Takifugu rubripes chromosome 17, fTakRub1.2, whole genome shotgun sequence genome containing:
- the LOC101074984 gene encoding WAS/WASL-interacting protein family member 2; translated protein: MPIPPPPPPPPGPPPPPTFNVANTSPPKLSSSETKGRGALLSDICKGAKLKKVGVVNDRSAPVLEKPGGGGSGGGGGSGGGGGSGGGGGGGGFGGGGPMGMGGLFQGGVPKLRPVGDGSAGGSVGRSALRPPGSRALAPRPPTGRSNSPSPSERPIPSDQRSHRPSLPDISRPPSSSNSSSSIGSGMKHSTSAPPPPPPFNRGGRPNAPPTPKTSSSSSHSRDKPLPPTPNRGPTPPSSLKPPSSSSRPPTGGSSAPPPPPPYRPHTSGGISNGPSHTDAGGAPELPQRHNSLHKKQPSGNSSQGRSHAPPPPPSPSLSSQQAIRPPPPARDPPGRRAAPQVPTPGSRNGGRDAPPPPPPYRVHSSTTSESHSRGGKPPPPPSSSSISSSSSSRTPAGPPPPPPPMRNGHSSISSSRSNIDDFESKFNFHPVEDLPPPEDYRHFNKVYPSKNNKAMMRGAPPAPPVGR